A part of Prosthecobacter sp. SYSU 5D2 genomic DNA contains:
- a CDS encoding DUF1592 domain-containing protein, whose amino-acid sequence MKISIPLLFISSFVILHSSFAAASPADFLQTYCLDCHGAEKQKGDRRFDLLTLPATKADDVLDLQDIIDQVTLGDMPPKKSPQPTADEAKEAVAALTQAVTAARAQFRSTGGQTVLRRLNRREYIQTVGDLFALDMRLFDPTTKFPRDQMADHMDNLGDVLQTSGYLLAQYLDAADQVVEKALGERERPQEKIWTFKGNFHPQQEHSFPHKQVYDNRYLCVYEVPDNDKHEGGYVPVSGFRDGVPADGVYEIRVMAQAMNREHPYDPEIFGRETAQPFRLGLVPGDAKAGPLHHPQPIEPQLAEVTLTDGDPEWYTLTVPLHKGQMPRFTFPNGMAGSRQAFQQVARRYKDQWPEHERQDLGIFQARRVVLKYGFMPHIRIHEVQIRGPILDQWPPATQRAVLGDRPFTPERIREIIHTFATRAYRRPVQEDEVDRVMAVVKSRQQSGAGPYAAMKDGLKAVLCAPAFIYLAEPVDDQGRLTAHALASRLSYFLTSSLPDAELRALADSAALLKPAVLQAQARRLLASPRSDAFVESFLNSWLNLRSLGDMPPDREAFSQYYASALQPAMKRETQLFMRHLLETNGSLVRFLDADFTFVNQPLATLYGLGPISPPEKAHEFRQVKLTNPQRGGLLGQGSVLTVSANGIETSPVTRGVWLLENLLGTPPAPPPDDVPPIDPDVRGATTMREIIIKHRDNPGCYDCHQKIDPLGFALENYDPIGAWRTHYKQGKKQGPKIDAAGELPGGQSFQDVAGLKKILVARQDQFARMLTEKLLAYACGRRIESMDRPQVDTILTTTAKSNYGLRTLIEQIVLSDTFAKK is encoded by the coding sequence ATGAAAATCTCCATCCCACTGCTCTTCATTTCGTCATTCGTCATTCTGCATTCGTCATTCGCTGCCGCTTCCCCCGCCGACTTCCTCCAAACCTATTGCCTCGACTGCCACGGTGCCGAAAAACAAAAGGGCGACCGCCGCTTTGACCTGCTGACCCTGCCGGCCACCAAGGCGGATGACGTCCTGGACCTCCAGGACATCATTGACCAGGTCACCCTCGGTGACATGCCGCCGAAAAAATCTCCCCAGCCTACGGCGGATGAGGCCAAAGAAGCCGTCGCCGCTTTGACCCAGGCCGTTACCGCTGCGCGGGCGCAGTTTCGCAGCACCGGCGGCCAGACCGTCCTGCGCCGCCTGAACCGCCGCGAATACATCCAGACCGTGGGAGATCTCTTTGCGCTGGACATGCGCCTCTTTGACCCCACCACCAAGTTTCCCCGCGACCAGATGGCCGATCACATGGACAACCTGGGGGATGTCCTGCAGACCTCCGGTTACCTGCTGGCGCAGTACCTGGATGCCGCCGACCAGGTGGTTGAAAAAGCCCTGGGCGAGCGCGAGCGGCCTCAGGAGAAAATATGGACATTCAAAGGCAATTTCCACCCGCAGCAGGAACATAGCTTTCCGCACAAGCAAGTTTATGACAACCGCTACCTTTGTGTCTATGAGGTGCCGGACAATGACAAGCACGAGGGCGGCTATGTGCCCGTATCAGGCTTCCGCGATGGCGTGCCTGCGGATGGCGTGTATGAGATCCGCGTCATGGCCCAGGCCATGAACCGCGAGCATCCGTATGATCCCGAAATCTTTGGCCGCGAAACCGCGCAACCCTTTCGGTTAGGCCTCGTGCCGGGCGACGCCAAAGCCGGGCCGCTGCACCATCCGCAGCCCATTGAGCCGCAGCTTGCCGAGGTCACGCTCACCGATGGCGACCCGGAATGGTACACCCTCACCGTGCCCCTGCACAAAGGCCAGATGCCGCGCTTCACCTTTCCCAATGGCATGGCCGGCAGCCGCCAGGCGTTCCAGCAGGTGGCGCGCAGATACAAGGACCAGTGGCCTGAGCATGAGCGCCAGGACCTCGGCATCTTCCAGGCCCGGCGTGTGGTGCTGAAGTACGGCTTCATGCCGCACATCCGCATTCACGAGGTGCAGATCCGCGGCCCCATCCTGGACCAGTGGCCGCCTGCCACCCAGCGCGCCGTCTTGGGGGACCGGCCCTTTACCCCGGAGCGCATCCGCGAAATCATCCACACCTTTGCCACCCGCGCCTACCGCCGCCCCGTGCAGGAGGATGAGGTGGACCGCGTCATGGCCGTCGTGAAATCCCGCCAGCAGTCCGGTGCCGGTCCCTATGCCGCCATGAAGGACGGGCTCAAGGCAGTGCTGTGCGCGCCCGCCTTCATCTACCTGGCCGAGCCCGTGGATGACCAGGGCCGCCTCACCGCCCATGCCCTCGCCTCCCGCCTCTCCTACTTCCTCACCAGCAGCCTGCCGGATGCCGAATTGCGTGCCCTGGCGGACAGCGCCGCGCTTTTAAAGCCCGCCGTTCTTCAGGCCCAGGCCCGCCGCCTCCTCGCCAGCCCCCGGTCAGATGCGTTTGTGGAATCCTTCCTCAATAGTTGGTTAAACCTGCGCAGCCTCGGCGACATGCCGCCGGACCGCGAGGCCTTCAGCCAGTATTACGCCAGCGCCCTTCAGCCCGCCATGAAGCGGGAGACGCAGCTCTTCATGCGCCACCTTTTGGAGACCAATGGCAGCCTCGTCCGTTTCCTGGACGCCGACTTCACCTTTGTCAATCAGCCCCTGGCCACCCTCTACGGCCTCGGCCCCATCAGTCCGCCGGAAAAGGCCCACGAGTTCCGCCAGGTCAAGCTCACCAATCCCCAGCGCGGCGGCCTCCTGGGCCAGGGCAGCGTGCTCACCGTCAGCGCCAACGGCATCGAGACCTCCCCCGTCACACGCGGCGTCTGGCTGCTGGAAAACCTCCTCGGCACCCCGCCCGCACCTCCTCCTGATGACGTGCCGCCCATTGACCCCGACGTGCGCGGTGCCACCACCATGCGTGAGATCATCATCAAACATCGCGACAATCCCGGCTGCTACGACTGCCATCAAAAGATTGACCCCCTCGGCTTCGCCCTGGAAAATTACGACCCTATCGGCGCCTGGCGCACCCACTACAAACAGGGAAAAAAGCAGGGACCCAAAATTGACGCCGCAGGCGAGCTCCCCGGCGGCCAGTCCTTCCAGGACGTCGCCGGCCTGAAAAAGATCCTCGTTGCCCGCCAGGACCAGTTCGCCCGCATGCTCACCGAAAAGCTCCTCGCCTACGCCTGCGGCCGCCGCATCGAGTCCATGGACCGCCCCCAGGTGGACACCATCCTTACCACCACCGCCAAATCCAACTACGGCCTCCGCACCCTCATCGAACAGATCGTCCTCAGCGATACCTTCGCGAAAAAGTAA
- a CDS encoding DUF1552 domain-containing protein, with the protein MSTRPHLSSRRFFLKSAGVTLALPLMESLTQKVLGAGSAVASQAGAAVKGARPQRIVAVGNALGFYQPAFFPTQTGAGYDLPPLLQPLAEHQKDFTLFSGLDHGHKGGHFAIHSYLSGVRTMDAKGMPDGNITLDQLAAETIGGATRFPSLTIGSEDGIHGGCLMSWTRSGTRVPPVPGPRELFRKLFISEAAADRTRTQDRLALQGSILDALHGDAKSLHTRLGKRDQEKLDEYFTSVRDVEKQLELSKRWSDVPKPAPGMPEPENTGFVSDLPVLYDLMALALQTDSTRIATLEIAGGFEASSFDLKKDYHALSHHGQVQENIDGLLRLEKYQMEQFARFLTKLKSIEDGDGTLLDHSMVLFGSGMANANAHTNTNLPIILAGGAFQHGQHRAYPMTGPGRQPLCNLYTTMLQRFGLEVDKFGIGSGTLTNFA; encoded by the coding sequence ATGTCCACGCGCCCCCACCTTTCCAGCCGCCGGTTCTTTCTGAAATCTGCCGGAGTCACGCTGGCTCTGCCACTCATGGAATCGCTCACCCAAAAGGTCCTCGGGGCCGGCAGCGCGGTCGCGAGCCAGGCCGGTGCCGCCGTGAAAGGCGCCCGCCCGCAGCGCATCGTCGCCGTGGGGAATGCCTTGGGTTTTTACCAGCCCGCCTTTTTTCCCACCCAGACCGGCGCAGGCTATGACCTGCCTCCTTTGCTGCAGCCGCTGGCAGAGCATCAGAAGGACTTCACGCTCTTTTCCGGCCTGGATCACGGGCACAAAGGCGGCCACTTCGCCATCCATTCCTACCTCAGCGGCGTCCGTACCATGGATGCCAAAGGCATGCCGGATGGCAACATCACCCTGGACCAGCTCGCGGCCGAGACCATCGGCGGTGCCACCCGCTTCCCCTCCCTCACCATCGGGTCCGAGGATGGCATCCACGGCGGCTGCCTCATGTCCTGGACCCGCAGCGGCACCCGCGTGCCCCCGGTCCCCGGCCCGCGCGAGCTATTCCGCAAGCTCTTCATCTCCGAGGCCGCCGCCGACCGCACCCGCACGCAGGACCGCCTTGCCCTCCAGGGCTCCATCCTGGATGCCCTCCATGGCGATGCCAAATCCCTCCACACCCGCCTGGGCAAGCGCGACCAGGAAAAGCTGGACGAATACTTCACCTCCGTCCGCGATGTGGAAAAGCAGCTCGAGCTCAGCAAACGCTGGTCCGATGTCCCCAAGCCCGCCCCCGGCATGCCCGAGCCGGAAAACACCGGCTTCGTCTCCGACCTCCCCGTCCTTTACGACCTCATGGCCCTGGCTCTCCAGACGGATTCCACCCGCATCGCCACCCTGGAGATCGCCGGCGGGTTTGAAGCCTCCTCCTTTGATCTGAAAAAGGACTACCACGCCCTCTCCCACCACGGCCAGGTGCAGGAAAACATCGATGGCCTCCTCCGCCTGGAAAAATACCAGATGGAGCAGTTCGCTCGCTTCCTTACGAAGCTGAAGTCCATCGAGGACGGCGACGGCACCCTGCTGGACCACTCCATGGTCCTCTTCGGCAGCGGCATGGCCAATGCCAATGCCCATACCAATACCAACCTGCCCATCATCCTCGCCGGCGGCGCCTTCCAACACGGCCAGCACCGCGCCTACCCCATGACCGGCCCCGGCAGGCAACCCCTGTGCAATCTCTACACCACGATGCTCCAGCGCTTCGGCCTGGAGGTGGACAAGTTCGGCATCGGCAGCGGCACGCTAACCAACTTTGCGTAA
- the dnaG gene encoding DNA primase, producing MPRIPEETLQQVLAATDIVDLVGRSVKLRRAGTNWVGLCPFHNEKSPSFNVRPSTNSYHCFGCGAGGNAFRFVMEHDGLTFMEAVKRLADSAGIRIEEEVWDANAEAIAKQRSALIRVHQEISAWYHQLLMKHPMADAARQYLKNRGITAEVAKNWQLGYAPPNTPPLREWAMKNKVGSGLLIEAGILATSEERGDAYPRFRHRLMFPIRNDNGEVIAFSGRVLEADAKAAKYLNSPETLLFNKSKVLFGFDKSKRAISKAGQAIVCEGQIDTLMVYEAGFQNVVAGQGTAFTEYHAKALKRQADEIVLCYDSDNAGYKAAERAFQALAPYGLIVKVATLPKGEDPDSYIRKNGVDAFGELVKSAKDFVDYQLASVGSRRDLTEMRERIKFAEEMAENVKLFDTPMAKETTIQRVARSLGISDEIMRKLVVKAAKGVPNRNKKEEVSQNSVEKLLAIQNPIALMLCRLTLGDFELLSWMRQNGDPKILDDLPGMDLLSSLWLADFDPTNEESFNSYLSTLDQSYQNAITNIRQFGKPPGELIDVKHSLQILSCTRLQQQLQRLQTQLKQPDIDSQEAADIQREVLDLYKELREAQKGVGPSKGP from the coding sequence ATGCCTCGCATCCCGGAAGAAACCCTGCAGCAAGTGCTCGCCGCCACGGACATCGTGGACCTGGTGGGGCGCTCCGTGAAGCTGCGCCGGGCGGGGACGAACTGGGTGGGCCTGTGCCCGTTTCACAACGAAAAGTCGCCTTCGTTCAATGTGCGGCCTTCCACGAATTCCTACCACTGCTTCGGCTGCGGCGCGGGCGGGAATGCGTTTCGTTTTGTCATGGAGCATGACGGGCTCACGTTCATGGAGGCCGTGAAACGCCTGGCGGACAGCGCGGGCATCCGCATCGAGGAGGAAGTGTGGGATGCCAATGCGGAGGCCATCGCCAAGCAGCGCAGCGCCCTCATCCGCGTGCATCAGGAGATCTCCGCCTGGTATCACCAGCTGCTCATGAAGCACCCGATGGCCGATGCCGCGCGCCAGTATCTGAAAAACCGTGGCATCACGGCGGAGGTGGCCAAGAACTGGCAGCTCGGCTACGCACCGCCGAACACGCCGCCGCTGCGCGAATGGGCCATGAAAAACAAGGTCGGCTCCGGCCTGCTCATCGAGGCGGGCATCCTGGCCACCAGCGAGGAACGCGGCGATGCCTACCCGCGCTTCCGGCACCGCCTGATGTTTCCCATCCGCAATGACAACGGCGAGGTCATCGCCTTCAGCGGCCGCGTTTTGGAAGCCGATGCCAAGGCCGCCAAATACCTGAACTCGCCCGAGACGCTGCTCTTCAACAAAAGCAAAGTCCTCTTCGGGTTCGACAAATCCAAGCGCGCCATTTCCAAAGCCGGGCAGGCCATCGTCTGCGAAGGCCAGATCGACACCCTCATGGTCTATGAGGCCGGGTTTCAAAACGTCGTCGCAGGGCAGGGGACCGCGTTTACCGAATATCACGCCAAGGCCCTCAAGCGCCAGGCCGATGAAATCGTGCTCTGCTACGATTCCGACAACGCCGGCTACAAGGCCGCCGAGCGTGCCTTCCAGGCATTGGCCCCCTATGGGCTCATTGTCAAAGTGGCCACGCTTCCCAAAGGCGAGGACCCGGATTCCTACATCCGCAAAAACGGCGTGGACGCCTTTGGCGAGCTGGTCAAATCGGCCAAAGACTTCGTGGATTATCAACTGGCCAGCGTCGGCTCCCGGCGCGATCTCACGGAGATGCGCGAGCGGATTAAATTCGCCGAGGAGATGGCGGAGAACGTCAAGCTCTTCGACACACCCATGGCTAAGGAGACGACCATCCAGCGCGTGGCCCGCAGCCTGGGCATCTCAGATGAAATCATGCGCAAGCTTGTGGTAAAGGCCGCGAAGGGAGTTCCTAACCGTAACAAAAAAGAAGAAGTCTCTCAAAATTCCGTGGAGAAGCTCTTAGCTATTCAAAACCCAATTGCTTTGATGCTTTGCCGTCTAACGCTAGGGGACTTTGAACTCCTTTCATGGATGCGCCAAAATGGCGACCCGAAAATTTTAGATGACCTACCAGGGATGGATTTATTGTCTTCCCTCTGGCTCGCAGACTTTGATCCCACAAACGAAGAATCATTTAATAGCTATTTATCGACCCTGGATCAAAGCTATCAGAACGCCATCACCAATATACGGCAATTTGGCAAACCCCCTGGTGAATTAATTGATGTAAAACATAGTTTACAAATTCTTTCTTGTACACGTCTCCAGCAACAACTGCAACGCCTGCAAACTCAGCTAAAGCAACCGGACATAGATTCCCAAGAAGCCGCCGATATCCAGCGAGAGGTTTTGGATCTGTATAAGGAGCTTAGGGAGGCGCAGAAAGGCGTGGGGCCCAGCAAGGGGCCATGA
- a CDS encoding MFS transporter, whose amino-acid sequence MPLNARLFIWFRLLFNCRLYYPIFTVLFLDLGLSIGEFAALNVVWAITIVLLEVPSGALADQFGRRPLIVAAGWLMVAEMAVLCLMPVGNRDVVLWLFVLNRILSGTAEAAASGADEALAYDSLPEAERPAMWPRLMAQLSRAMAIGFIITSISGGLLYDHEKVTAALGWIGFNDLSREWTMKIPLGLNFLIGVACLLVTLRMKEPVMAESEALKTGGGWLHEARLALGRILETGRWIWNTQAAFTLILLGVLFDSIIRLFLTVSSNFYRLVGISEAWYGVIGTVASLLGLATAGLMERMATKGSLKGNFAWLTVMTFTGLWFAAHPQPGFAGVALVVPLMLGMRFLQFFLSHYLNAIVDSSRRATALSFRGLTMNLAYGVMTLLFGWHTGWLQGRMGLPAEDTRVFATSLTWWPWWFLGTLAASLLWLRLRRYGETTNRQL is encoded by the coding sequence ATGCCTCTCAATGCCCGTTTGTTCATCTGGTTCCGGCTGCTGTTTAACTGCCGCCTTTATTATCCCATCTTCACCGTCCTGTTTCTGGATCTGGGGCTGAGCATTGGGGAGTTCGCCGCGCTGAATGTGGTGTGGGCCATTACGATTGTCCTGCTGGAAGTGCCGTCTGGTGCGCTGGCGGACCAGTTTGGCAGAAGGCCGCTCATCGTGGCCGCCGGGTGGCTGATGGTGGCGGAGATGGCGGTGCTGTGCCTCATGCCGGTGGGAAATCGTGACGTGGTGCTGTGGCTGTTTGTGCTGAACCGCATCCTCAGCGGCACGGCGGAGGCGGCGGCCAGCGGCGCGGATGAGGCGCTGGCCTATGACTCGCTTCCAGAGGCAGAAAGACCAGCGATGTGGCCCCGGCTCATGGCCCAGCTCAGCCGGGCCATGGCGATTGGCTTCATCATCACCTCCATCAGCGGCGGCCTGCTCTATGATCATGAAAAGGTCACGGCGGCGCTTGGTTGGATCGGTTTCAACGACCTCAGCCGTGAGTGGACGATGAAGATCCCGCTGGGGCTGAATTTCCTCATCGGAGTGGCCTGCCTGCTGGTGACGCTGCGCATGAAGGAGCCAGTAATGGCAGAAAGCGAGGCGCTGAAAACGGGAGGCGGATGGCTGCATGAGGCGCGGCTGGCGCTGGGGCGCATTTTGGAAACCGGGCGCTGGATCTGGAACACGCAGGCGGCCTTCACGCTCATCCTGCTGGGCGTGTTGTTTGACAGCATCATCCGCCTCTTCCTCACGGTCAGCAGCAATTTCTACCGCCTCGTCGGCATCTCGGAGGCCTGGTATGGCGTCATTGGTACGGTCGCTTCCCTCCTCGGCCTGGCCACGGCGGGCCTCATGGAGCGCATGGCCACGAAGGGAAGTTTGAAAGGAAACTTTGCCTGGCTGACGGTGATGACCTTCACCGGCCTGTGGTTCGCCGCGCATCCGCAGCCGGGTTTTGCCGGTGTGGCGCTGGTGGTGCCGCTGATGCTGGGCATGCGCTTTTTGCAGTTCTTCCTGTCGCATTATCTGAATGCCATTGTGGATTCCTCCCGCCGCGCCACGGCATTGAGCTTTCGTGGGCTGACGATGAACCTGGCCTATGGCGTGATGACGCTGCTGTTCGGCTGGCACACCGGCTGGTTGCAGGGGCGGATGGGCCTGCCTGCGGAGGATACGCGGGTCTTTGCCACCAGCCTCACCTGGTGGCCCTGGTGGTTTTTGGGAACGCTGGCGGCGTCGCTGCTGTGGCTGCGCCTGAGGCGGTATGGAGAGACGACGAATCGCCAGCTTTGA